In Bradyrhizobium lablabi, one DNA window encodes the following:
- a CDS encoding helix-turn-helix domain-containing protein, which yields MPPHKLSRQQRAQILHLLCEGQSIRAVTRLTGCSKNTVAKLLVEAGHACAAYQDKALRKLPCKRVQMDEIWSFVYAKNDNVKDAKRAPATAGDVWTWTAICADTKLIVSWLLGSRDMDAALAFTHDLESRLANRVQLTSDGHRPYLQAVEAAFADQVDYAMLIKIYGADPQAETRYSPAKCIGAEKQPKIGSPDDKHISTSYVERSNLTKRMHMRRFTRLTNAFSKKVENHAAAIALHTMYYNFVRIHQTLRVTPAMAAGVTDKLWEVSDIVEMLEQWELANFKPEYQFVVRQYKIGKGHSISVLWRGGEVDTIFGFEKEDDALQWIKEKSQAWLLEHK from the coding sequence CTGCCGCCGCACAAGCTTTCCAGACAGCAGCGCGCCCAAATCCTCCATCTCCTTTGCGAGGGGCAATCGATCCGCGCCGTGACCCGGCTGACCGGGTGCAGCAAGAACACCGTCGCGAAGCTACTGGTTGAAGCCGGTCACGCTTGCGCCGCCTATCAGGACAAGGCGCTTCGCAAGCTTCCCTGCAAGCGCGTCCAGATGGATGAAATCTGGTCGTTCGTTTACGCCAAGAACGACAACGTAAAGGATGCCAAGCGCGCACCGGCGACCGCTGGCGACGTTTGGACCTGGACCGCCATTTGTGCCGATACCAAGCTGATTGTTAGCTGGTTGCTCGGCTCTCGCGATATGGACGCCGCTCTAGCATTCACCCATGATCTGGAAAGCAGGCTTGCCAATCGCGTGCAGCTAACCAGCGATGGTCATCGCCCGTATCTGCAAGCCGTTGAGGCGGCGTTTGCGGATCAAGTTGATTATGCGATGTTGATCAAGATTTATGGCGCGGACCCGCAGGCAGAGACACGCTACAGCCCGGCAAAATGCATCGGCGCAGAGAAACAGCCAAAGATCGGTTCGCCCGACGACAAGCACATCAGCACGTCATACGTTGAGCGCAGCAACCTCACCAAGCGGATGCACATGCGCCGCTTCACGCGGTTGACGAATGCATTCTCAAAGAAGGTTGAGAACCACGCAGCCGCGATTGCGCTCCATACGATGTACTACAATTTCGTGCGCATCCATCAAACCCTCCGCGTTACTCCCGCAATGGCCGCTGGCGTTACCGACAAGCTTTGGGAAGTATCAGACATCGTCGAGATGCTTGAGCAGTGGGAGCTAGCGAACTTCAAGCCGGAATATCAATTCGTGGTGCGGCAGTACAAGATCGGGAAGGGGCATTCGATAAGCGTTCTTTGGCGCGGCGGTGAAGTCGACACGATTTTCGGATTTGAGAAAGAGGATGACGCGCTGCAATGGATCAAGGAGAAGTCGCAAGCTTGGTTGCTTGAGCATAAATAA
- the dnaE gene encoding DNA polymerase III subunit alpha has translation MSNAGFVHLHVHSAYSLLKGSIKIQKLGELAKADRQPALALTDTDNMFGALEFSDKMAGYGIQPIIGCELAVDFGDQDPNARNALAATPSRIVLLAARERGYRSLMRLNSRAFLETPTHQSPHIKFEWLQGEAEDLIALTGGPDGPISLALHADQAGLAASRCEALASLFGDRLYIELQRHGVDRERRVEAGLIDLAYTKGFPLVATNEPYFATSDDYEAHDALLCIAGGRLIADTDRDQLSPDHRFKTRAEMAVLFADVPEALASTVEIAERCAFRPVTRKPILPRFTVGAGANAADAQSDEAAELHRQAEEGLNRRLKIHGLAKGTTDEDYRARLAFELDVITRMNYAGYFLIVADFIKWAKSEGIPVGPGRGSGAGSLVAYALTITDLDPIQFGLLFERFLNPERVSMPDFDIDFCQDGRDRVIRYVQQRYGRDQVAQIITFGTLQARGVLRDVGRVLQMPYGQVDKLTKLVPQNPAAPVTLAAAIASEPKLQAFRDEDPVVARAFDIAQRLEGLTRHASTHAAGIVIGDRPLSELVPLYRDPKSDMPVTQFNMKWVEPAGLVKFDFLGLKTLTVLDLAVKLLKRRGIELDLARLPLDDAPSYAMLAKGDVVGVFQVESQGMRRALVDMRPDRFEDIIALVALYRPGPMANIPTYCARKHGDEEPEYLHPMLEPILKETFGVIIYQEQVMQIAQVMAGYSLGEADLLRRAMGKKIRKEMEQQRERFVTGSVERGIARGQADTIFELLAKFADYGFNKSHAAAYALLSYQTAYMKAHHPVEFLAASMTLDLNNTDKLSEFRAEAQRLGIKVEAPSVNRSSATFEVADGTIYYALAALKGVGQQAVELIVEARKNGLFTSLADFASRVNPRAINKRVIESLAAAGAFDSLDSNRARVFAGSEAILAACQRSHEAATIGQNDMFGGAADAPTIMLPQVEPWLPAERLRREYDAIGFFLSGHPLDDYATVLKRLRVQSWAEFSRAVKTGATAGKVAATVVSRMERRTKTGNKMGIMGLSDPTGHFEAVLFSEGLAQYRDVLEPGAAVLLQLGAELQGEDVRARVLHAEPLDDAAAKTQKGLRIFVRDTKPLESIARRLQMPEAGPQGAAARSPQAKLAAPSGGADGDVSLVMMLDLETEVEMKLPGRFKVSPQIAGAIKAVSGVVDVQTL, from the coding sequence ATGTCCAACGCCGGATTTGTCCATCTCCACGTCCATTCGGCCTATTCGCTTCTGAAAGGGTCGATCAAGATCCAAAAACTCGGCGAATTGGCAAAAGCCGATCGCCAGCCGGCCTTGGCGCTGACCGATACCGACAACATGTTCGGGGCGCTGGAATTCTCCGACAAGATGGCCGGCTACGGCATCCAGCCGATCATCGGCTGCGAGCTTGCGGTCGATTTTGGCGACCAGGATCCCAATGCGCGCAATGCGCTGGCGGCGACCCCGTCGCGGATCGTGCTGCTGGCGGCGCGAGAACGCGGCTATCGCAGCCTGATGCGGCTCAATTCGCGGGCCTTCCTGGAGACGCCGACCCATCAGTCTCCCCACATAAAATTCGAATGGCTGCAGGGCGAGGCCGAGGACCTGATCGCGCTGACCGGCGGCCCCGACGGGCCGATCTCGCTCGCGCTCCACGCCGATCAAGCAGGTCTCGCGGCAAGTCGCTGTGAGGCCCTGGCGAGCCTGTTCGGCGACCGCCTCTATATCGAACTGCAGCGCCACGGCGTCGACAGAGAGCGCCGCGTCGAGGCCGGCCTGATCGATCTCGCCTACACCAAAGGCTTTCCGCTGGTCGCGACCAACGAGCCGTATTTTGCGACCTCGGACGATTACGAGGCGCACGACGCGCTTCTATGCATCGCCGGCGGGCGGCTGATCGCCGACACCGACCGCGATCAGCTCTCGCCGGATCACCGCTTCAAGACCCGCGCCGAGATGGCGGTGCTGTTTGCCGACGTGCCGGAGGCGCTTGCCTCCACCGTCGAGATTGCGGAGCGCTGCGCGTTCCGCCCGGTCACGCGCAAGCCGATCCTGCCGCGCTTTACCGTCGGCGCCGGTGCCAACGCCGCCGACGCGCAGAGCGACGAGGCCGCCGAACTGCACCGCCAGGCCGAGGAGGGGCTGAACCGCCGCCTGAAAATCCACGGCCTCGCCAAGGGCACCACCGACGAAGATTACCGCGCCCGGCTCGCCTTCGAGCTCGATGTCATCACCCGTATGAATTATGCGGGCTACTTCCTGATCGTCGCGGATTTTATCAAATGGGCGAAATCCGAGGGCATTCCGGTGGGTCCCGGCCGCGGCTCCGGCGCGGGCTCGCTGGTGGCGTATGCGCTGACCATCACCGATCTCGATCCGATCCAGTTTGGCCTCTTGTTCGAGCGGTTTCTTAATCCGGAACGCGTGTCGATGCCGGACTTCGACATCGATTTCTGCCAGGACGGCCGCGACCGGGTGATCCGCTATGTGCAGCAGCGCTATGGCCGCGATCAGGTCGCCCAGATCATCACCTTCGGCACCCTGCAGGCGCGCGGCGTGCTGCGCGACGTCGGGCGCGTGCTGCAGATGCCCTATGGCCAGGTCGACAAACTGACAAAACTGGTGCCGCAGAATCCGGCCGCGCCGGTGACGCTTGCGGCCGCGATCGCGAGCGAACCAAAACTGCAGGCATTTCGCGACGAGGATCCGGTGGTGGCGCGCGCCTTCGACATCGCGCAGCGCCTCGAAGGCCTGACCCGGCACGCCTCCACCCACGCCGCGGGTATCGTGATCGGCGACAGACCTTTAAGCGAACTGGTGCCGCTCTATCGCGATCCGAAATCCGACATGCCGGTCACCCAATTCAACATGAAATGGGTCGAGCCGGCAGGGCTAGTAAAATTCGACTTCCTCGGGCTGAAGACGCTGACGGTGCTCGATCTTGCCGTAAAGCTGTTGAAGCGGCGCGGCATCGAGCTCGATCTGGCGCGGTTGCCGCTCGACGATGCGCCGAGCTACGCGATGCTGGCAAAGGGCGATGTGGTCGGTGTGTTCCAGGTGGAAAGCCAGGGCATGCGGCGCGCGCTGGTCGACATGCGGCCCGACCGTTTCGAGGACATCATCGCGCTGGTGGCGCTGTATCGCCCGGGTCCGATGGCGAACATTCCGACCTATTGCGCGCGCAAGCATGGCGACGAGGAGCCGGAATATCTCCACCCCATGCTCGAGCCGATCCTGAAGGAGACGTTCGGCGTCATCATCTATCAGGAACAGGTGATGCAGATCGCGCAGGTGATGGCCGGCTATTCGCTCGGCGAAGCCGATCTGTTGCGCCGCGCGATGGGCAAGAAAATCCGTAAAGAGATGGAGCAGCAGCGCGAACGCTTTGTCACAGGCTCCGTCGAACGCGGCATCGCGCGCGGGCAGGCGGATACGATCTTCGAGCTGTTGGCAAAATTCGCCGACTATGGCTTCAACAAGAGCCATGCCGCGGCCTATGCGCTGCTGTCGTATCAGACCGCCTACATGAAGGCGCATCATCCCGTCGAATTTTTGGCGGCGTCGATGACGCTCGACCTCAACAACACCGACAAGCTCTCGGAATTTCGCGCCGAAGCGCAGCGGCTCGGGATCAAGGTCGAGGCGCCCTCGGTCAATCGCTCCAGCGCCACGTTCGAGGTCGCCGACGGCACCATCTATTACGCGCTGGCGGCTCTCAAGGGCGTCGGCCAGCAGGCGGTCGAACTGATCGTGGAAGCGCGCAAGAATGGATTGTTCACCTCGCTCGCCGATTTCGCCTCCCGCGTAAATCCGCGCGCGATCAACAAGCGCGTGATCGAGAGCCTGGCCGCGGCTGGCGCGTTCGACAGCCTCGATTCCAATCGCGCGCGGGTGTTCGCGGGCTCAGAGGCGATCCTGGCCGCCTGCCAGCGCAGCCACGAGGCCGCGACCATCGGGCAGAACGACATGTTCGGCGGCGCGGCGGATGCACCGACCATCATGCTGCCGCAGGTCGAGCCGTGGCTGCCGGCCGAACGGCTGCGGCGCGAATATGACGCCATCGGCTTCTTCCTGTCGGGCCATCCGCTCGACGATTACGCGACCGTGCTGAAACGGTTGCGGGTGCAGTCGTGGGCGGAATTTTCTCGCGCGGTCAAAACCGGCGCGACCGCCGGCAAGGTGGCGGCAACTGTCGTCTCGCGGATGGAACGGCGCACCAAGACCGGCAACAAGATGGGCATCATGGGCCTGTCCGATCCGACCGGCCATTTCGAGGCGGTGCTGTTCTCCGAAGGGCTCGCGCAATATCGCGACGTGCTGGAGCCGGGCGCTGCCGTGTTGTTGCAGCTCGGCGCCGAGCTGCAAGGCGAAGACGTTCGCGCCCGCGTGCTGCACGCCGAGCCGCTCGATGATGCCGCCGCGAAAACCCAAAAAGGTCTTCGGATTTTCGTCCGCGATACCAAGCCGCTCGAATCCATCGCCAGGCGCTTGCAGATGCCCGAGGCAGGGCCGCAAGGCGCCGCCGCGCGCAGCCCGCAGGCAAAGCTGGCTGCGCCTTCCGGTGGGGCCGACGGCGATGTCTCGCTGGTGATGATGCTCGACCTCGAAACCGAGGTGGAAATGAAACTTCCTGGCCGCTTCAAGGTCTCACCGCAGATTGCCGGCGCGATCAAGGCGGTCTCGGGCGTGGTCGACGTGCAAACGCTTTAA
- a CDS encoding carbonic anhydrase, which translates to MCEMCPQKATLRFGPSRRGLLLGAASLLLCNAAVAKEKEKEKKPPKPENVLSPDAALKRLMKGNERYAEGESRRHDFKREREALVGGQNPFAAILSCADSRIAPEYAFDTGRGDLFVCRVAGNFASEETIASLEYAVAVLNTPLILVLGHEACGAVDATIKSLKDGTTLPGHMPSLVEAIAPAVKAVSQQGGDTLTKAIRQNVVDNVAKLRSATPILSAAVEQGKIKVVGGIYRLKDGEVDMVA; encoded by the coding sequence ATGTGCGAGATGTGCCCCCAAAAAGCTACTCTCCGCTTCGGACCTTCCCGGCGCGGCCTGCTGCTCGGTGCGGCGTCGCTGCTTCTTTGCAACGCCGCCGTCGCCAAGGAAAAAGAAAAGGAAAAGAAGCCGCCCAAGCCTGAGAACGTGCTGTCGCCCGATGCAGCGCTCAAGCGGCTCATGAAAGGAAATGAGCGCTACGCCGAGGGCGAATCGCGGCGCCACGATTTCAAGCGTGAGAGAGAGGCCTTGGTCGGAGGTCAAAATCCTTTCGCCGCCATCCTGAGCTGCGCCGATTCCCGCATCGCGCCGGAATACGCCTTCGATACCGGCCGGGGCGATCTCTTCGTTTGCCGCGTGGCTGGCAACTTCGCCAGTGAAGAGACGATCGCCAGCCTGGAATATGCCGTCGCCGTGCTGAATACGCCCCTTATCCTGGTGCTAGGCCACGAGGCCTGCGGCGCCGTCGATGCGACCATAAAATCGCTCAAGGACGGTACGACGTTGCCGGGGCACATGCCCTCGCTGGTCGAAGCGATCGCCCCCGCGGTGAAGGCCGTATCCCAGCAAGGCGGCGATACACTCACAAAGGCTATCCGCCAGAATGTGGTCGACAACGTCGCCAAGCTGCGCTCGGCAACGCCGATCCTCAGCGCCGCGGTCGAGCAGGGCAAGATCAAGGTGGTCGGCGGCATCTACCGGCTGAAGGACGGCGAAGTTGATATGGTCGCCTGA
- a CDS encoding caspase family protein yields the protein MLFVTLPGIVSSASAQQQEKRIALVVGDGAYAKGQLATAANDAGLIAQTLQAAGFDVVGARDLDADTLRGSFRDFIQKAQASGPGTVAMVYLSGYGMQLAGENYFIPVDSSLSRDVDIPVEGLRISDYTRQLASLPLKASIVVLDAARQQPFIEGGQPIAGGLSLVEPDPHMLIAFNAAPGTVAPNEQGNYGVYAQSLAEMIRTGGLPLPEVFNRLRLRVNEASKGAQVPWDAEKIDAPFMFFDRAPDAPAPPPQDQVAAIRSKPIRDLGVQDAYAAALERDTLPAYEDFLAAYPGDPLARRVRAIVAARREAITWLRTYRNDTPQAYWSYLRRYPRGPHAWDARRRLAILTAPLEPPPAFAVIDYDVPPPPPDEIVYVDRPVLVFSDPEFDFVPPPPPPVFFLPPPPPDFVILAPPIVAVGLFVLPQPYFVPIPVYCQTPVYVSPPPNNIIFANIHNTTVINNVINQPPPVAPAAPAAAATPGAPATPGAPATPGAPATAGAPTAQPGAVSAAAKGGPGQGTVTAAVTTGAQVQTPLTVKNKAMAIQRGDQAAPQSTIINGTAKSAGIASVQSGQKATTSTTLQTNTAPNSLKDKTLPGMGATPLPKGANDSTPGLANPSTKPGPENKSATTSPTTSPAGAASGAGAAGSPKTLGTTGPAQGVTAPSGKPTPETKSATTTPLTTSPTGPASGAGAAGSPKTLGTTGPAQGVTTPSGKPTPETKSATTTPLTTSPTGAASRAGAGGTPKTLEMGRKPKEVLPPPPSAKPAAAPPKPPPPVAHVEPTHRVAPPPPPPPRPAPQVARPAPPPPPRPAPPPPPPPHPVAQAVRPAPPPPPPRPAPPPPPKPAPAAAKKCPPNVPKC from the coding sequence ATGCTGTTTGTGACCCTTCCGGGGATCGTGAGTTCCGCCAGCGCCCAGCAGCAGGAAAAGCGCATCGCGCTGGTGGTCGGCGACGGTGCCTACGCCAAGGGGCAGCTTGCGACCGCGGCCAACGATGCCGGCCTGATCGCGCAGACCCTGCAGGCGGCCGGCTTCGACGTGGTCGGGGCCCGTGACCTCGACGCTGACACCCTGCGCGGAAGCTTTCGCGATTTCATCCAGAAGGCCCAGGCGTCAGGTCCGGGCACGGTCGCGATGGTCTATCTGTCCGGCTACGGCATGCAGCTCGCCGGCGAGAATTATTTCATCCCGGTCGATTCCTCGCTGAGCCGCGACGTCGACATTCCCGTCGAAGGATTGCGGATCTCTGACTACACCCGCCAGCTCGCATCGCTGCCGCTGAAGGCCTCGATCGTGGTGCTCGACGCGGCGCGCCAGCAGCCCTTCATCGAGGGCGGCCAGCCGATCGCGGGCGGCCTTTCGCTGGTCGAGCCGGATCCGCACATGCTGATCGCGTTCAACGCCGCACCGGGCACGGTCGCTCCCAACGAGCAGGGGAACTATGGCGTTTACGCCCAGTCGCTCGCCGAGATGATCCGCACCGGCGGACTGCCGCTGCCGGAGGTGTTCAACCGCTTGCGGCTGCGCGTCAACGAGGCCAGCAAAGGCGCGCAAGTGCCATGGGACGCCGAGAAGATCGACGCGCCGTTCATGTTCTTCGATCGCGCGCCGGATGCGCCCGCGCCGCCACCGCAGGACCAGGTCGCGGCGATCAGGAGCAAGCCGATCCGCGATCTCGGGGTGCAGGATGCCTATGCCGCGGCGCTCGAACGCGACACGCTGCCTGCTTATGAGGATTTCCTGGCCGCCTATCCCGGCGATCCCCTCGCCAGACGGGTCCGCGCCATCGTCGCCGCGCGGCGCGAGGCAATCACCTGGCTGCGTACCTACCGGAACGATACGCCGCAGGCCTACTGGTCGTATCTGCGGCGCTATCCGCGCGGGCCCCATGCCTGGGACGCCCGTCGCCGCCTCGCCATCCTCACCGCGCCGCTGGAGCCGCCGCCGGCATTCGCCGTGATCGATTATGACGTGCCGCCGCCGCCGCCCGATGAGATCGTCTATGTCGATAGGCCCGTGCTGGTGTTCAGCGATCCCGAGTTCGACTTTGTGCCGCCACCGCCGCCGCCGGTATTCTTCCTGCCGCCGCCGCCACCGGATTTTGTCATCCTGGCGCCGCCGATCGTGGCGGTCGGGCTGTTCGTCCTGCCGCAGCCGTACTTTGTGCCGATCCCGGTCTATTGCCAGACGCCGGTCTATGTGTCGCCGCCGCCGAACAACATCATCTTCGCCAATATCCACAACACGACCGTCATCAACAACGTCATCAACCAGCCGCCTCCGGTCGCGCCGGCGGCACCGGCTGCTGCCGCCACGCCGGGCGCTCCCGCGACCCCGGGCGCCCCCGCGACCCCGGGTGCTCCCGCTACCGCTGGGGCTCCCACCGCCCAACCCGGAGCTGTGTCGGCAGCCGCAAAGGGCGGACCGGGGCAGGGCACTGTGACGGCGGCGGTCACCACCGGTGCGCAGGTTCAGACACCGCTGACGGTGAAGAACAAGGCCATGGCGATCCAGAGAGGGGATCAGGCGGCGCCGCAGAGCACAATAATCAATGGAACAGCAAAGTCTGCTGGAATTGCGAGCGTACAGTCCGGTCAGAAGGCGACGACATCGACGACGCTGCAGACAAACACAGCCCCTAACTCGCTGAAGGACAAAACCCTGCCGGGCATGGGAGCTACTCCCTTGCCGAAGGGCGCGAACGATTCCACGCCGGGCCTGGCGAACCCAAGTACGAAGCCCGGTCCTGAAAACAAATCGGCGACGACAAGCCCGACCACCTCTCCGGCGGGGGCGGCGTCCGGTGCCGGAGCTGCGGGGAGCCCGAAAACGCTGGGCACCACGGGACCTGCTCAGGGCGTGACAGCCCCCAGTGGGAAGCCCACCCCTGAAACCAAATCGGCGACGACGACCCCGTTGACGACATCGCCGACGGGGCCGGCCTCTGGTGCCGGAGCTGCGGGGAGCCCGAAAACGCTGGGTACCACCGGACCTGCTCAGGGCGTGACAACCCCCAGTGGGAAACCCACCCCTGAAACCAAATCGGCGACGACGACCCCGTTGACGACATCTCCGACGGGGGCGGCGTCCCGTGCCGGAGCTGGAGGCACCCCGAAAACGTTGGAAATGGGCCGAAAACCAAAGGAAGTTCTGCCGCCACCACCGTCAGCGAAACCTGCTGCGGCGCCGCCAAAACCGCCGCCGCCGGTCGCACATGTTGAACCCACGCACCGGGTTGCGCCGCCGCCTCCACCGCCGCCGCGCCCGGCACCGCAGGTCGCAAGACCGGCACCGCCACCGCCGCCTCGTCCGGCCCCGCCGCCGCCTCCGCCGCCGCATCCGGTGGCTCAGGCCGTCCGTCCGGCGCCGCCCCCACCGCCACCGCGGCCAGCTCCTCCGCCACCGCCGAAGCCGGCACCCGCGGCAGCCAAGAAATGTCCGCCGAACGTGCCGAAATGCTGA
- a CDS encoding 30S ribosomal protein S2 yields MALPDFSMRQLLEAGVHFGHQSHRWNPKMADYIFGARNNIHIIDLAQTVPLLHRALQAVSDTVAKGGRVLFVGTKRQAQDGVAEAAKRSAQYFVNSRWLGGTLTNWKTISGSIKRLRHLDEVLNSGDANAYTKKERLTLQRERDKLDRSLGGIKDMGGLPDMIFVIDTNKEDIAISEAQRLNIPVAAIVDTNSDPKGITYVIPGNDDAGRAISLYCDLVARAVIDGISRAQGEAGIDVGASAHPVREEIPTAPQVSGFQGLAGPRGAPDDLKKLTGVSGTIEKKFNDLGIFHYWQLAELDHDTAHKIGEDVGLPSRADGWVAQAKAMTAEAE; encoded by the coding sequence ATGGCACTACCCGATTTCTCTATGCGTCAGCTATTGGAAGCTGGCGTTCACTTTGGCCACCAATCGCACCGCTGGAATCCGAAAATGGCGGATTACATTTTCGGTGCCCGCAACAACATCCACATCATCGACCTCGCGCAGACCGTGCCGCTGTTGCATCGCGCTCTGCAGGCGGTCTCCGATACCGTCGCCAAGGGCGGCCGCGTGCTGTTCGTCGGCACCAAGCGGCAGGCGCAGGACGGCGTCGCGGAGGCCGCAAAGCGCTCGGCGCAGTATTTTGTGAACTCGCGCTGGCTCGGCGGCACCCTGACCAACTGGAAGACCATTTCCGGTTCGATCAAGCGGCTGCGGCATCTCGATGAGGTGCTCAATTCGGGCGATGCCAATGCCTACACCAAGAAGGAGCGGCTGACGCTGCAGCGCGAGCGCGACAAGCTCGACCGCTCGCTCGGCGGCATCAAGGACATGGGCGGGCTGCCCGACATGATCTTCGTGATCGACACCAACAAGGAAGACATCGCGATCTCCGAAGCGCAGCGGCTCAACATTCCCGTCGCCGCGATCGTCGACACCAATTCCGACCCCAAGGGCATCACCTATGTGATTCCCGGCAATGACGACGCCGGCCGCGCCATCTCGCTCTATTGCGATCTGGTCGCGCGTGCGGTGATCGACGGCATTTCGCGCGCGCAAGGCGAGGCCGGGATCGATGTCGGCGCCTCCGCCCATCCGGTCCGCGAGGAGATTCCGACTGCACCGCAGGTCTCGGGCTTCCAGGGTCTGGCCGGGCCGCGCGGGGCTCCCGACGATCTCAAGAAGCTTACCGGCGTGTCGGGCACGATCGAGAAGAAGTTCAACGATCTCGGCATCTTCCACTACTGGCAGCTCGCCGAACTCGATCACGACACCGCCCACAAGATCGGCGAAGATGTCGGGCTTCCGTCGCGCGCCGATGGCTGGGTGGCCCAGGCCAAGGCAATGACCGCGGAAGCCGAATAA
- the tsf gene encoding translation elongation factor Ts, with translation MATITAAMVKDLRESTGAGMMDCKAALTESGGDMQAAQDWLRKKGLSKAAKKAGRVAAEGLIAAATSGPKGVVVEVNSETDFVARNEQFQGLVKMIAQVALSVGADLEKIKAAKVGSVTVETAIADAIATIGENMTLRRAAMLEVPKGVVSSYVHNAVVEGAGKMGVIVALESAGKTEELAALGRQLAMHVAAANPQALDPAGLDPAVVKREKDVLADKYRQQGKAENVIEKIVESGLKTFYKEVCLLEQAFIHDNAKSVAQAVKEAEGKIGGAVKITGFVRYALGEGIDRQESDFAAEVAAASGQKKPPEGTATVS, from the coding sequence ATGGCAACGATCACAGCAGCGATGGTCAAGGACCTGCGCGAGTCGACCGGCGCGGGCATGATGGATTGCAAGGCAGCCCTCACCGAGAGCGGCGGCGACATGCAGGCCGCCCAGGACTGGCTGCGCAAGAAGGGTCTGTCCAAGGCCGCGAAAAAGGCTGGCCGCGTCGCGGCTGAGGGCCTGATCGCCGCCGCCACCTCGGGCCCCAAGGGCGTTGTCGTCGAGGTCAATTCCGAGACCGACTTCGTCGCCCGCAACGAGCAGTTCCAGGGCCTGGTCAAGATGATCGCCCAGGTCGCGCTCAGCGTCGGCGCCGATCTCGAGAAGATCAAGGCCGCCAAGGTCGGCAGCGTGACGGTCGAGACCGCGATCGCGGACGCGATTGCGACCATCGGCGAAAACATGACGCTGCGCCGCGCGGCCATGCTCGAAGTGCCCAAGGGCGTGGTGTCAAGCTATGTTCACAACGCCGTGGTCGAAGGCGCTGGCAAGATGGGCGTGATCGTGGCGCTCGAATCCGCCGGCAAGACCGAAGAGCTTGCAGCACTAGGCCGCCAGCTCGCGATGCATGTCGCCGCCGCCAATCCGCAGGCGCTCGATCCGGCCGGCCTCGATCCGGCGGTGGTCAAGCGCGAAAAGGACGTTCTGGCAGACAAATACCGTCAGCAGGGCAAGGCCGAAAACGTGATCGAGAAGATCGTCGAGTCCGGCTTGAAGACCTTCTACAAGGAAGTCTGTCTGCTGGAGCAGGCCTTTATCCACGATAACGCCAAATCGGTCGCCCAGGCGGTGAAGGAAGCTGAGGGCAAGATCGGCGGCGCTGTGAAGATCACCGGATTTGTGCGCTATGCTCTGGGCGAGGGAATCGACCGGCAGGAGTCCGATTTCGCGGCCGAGGTTGCGGCGGCGAGCGGACAGAAGAAACCGCCGGAAGGCACCGCGACCGTGTCGTAA
- the pyrH gene encoding UMP kinase, protein MAEPVYRRVVIKLSGEYLAGAQSFGIDQPTLDRIAGELISAQKLGAEIAVVVGGGNIVRGVEVSSRGVSRPTGDTMGMLATVMNCLALEAAIERRGAAARTLSAFVMPQVCELYTRAATHKYLAEGRIVLLGGGTGNPFFTTDTTAVLRAAEIGAQAVLKATNVDGVYSADPKKDPSAKRFDRLTHSEAIAGGYKVMDTTAFALARETSLPIIVFSIAEPDAMSAILLGKGHGTIVAG, encoded by the coding sequence ATGGCTGAGCCGGTCTATCGTCGCGTGGTGATCAAGCTCTCGGGCGAATATCTCGCCGGCGCGCAATCCTTCGGCATCGACCAGCCAACATTGGACCGCATCGCCGGCGAGTTGATATCAGCTCAAAAACTCGGCGCTGAAATTGCCGTCGTGGTCGGCGGCGGCAACATCGTTCGCGGGGTCGAAGTATCCTCGCGCGGCGTGTCGCGGCCGACCGGTGACACCATGGGCATGCTCGCGACCGTGATGAACTGCCTCGCGCTGGAGGCCGCCATCGAGCGCCGAGGGGCGGCGGCACGCACGCTATCGGCGTTCGTGATGCCGCAGGTCTGCGAACTCTACACCAGAGCTGCGACGCACAAATATCTGGCCGAGGGCCGCATCGTGCTGCTCGGCGGTGGAACCGGCAATCCGTTCTTCACCACCGACACCACGGCGGTATTGCGCGCGGCCGAAATCGGCGCGCAGGCGGTGCTGAAGGCCACCAATGTCGACGGCGTCTACAGCGCCGATCCCAAAAAAGACCCGTCCGCCAAGCGGTTCGACCGGCTGACGCATTCAGAGGCGATCGCGGGCGGCTACAAGGTCATGGATACGACCGCTTTCGCGCTTGCCCGCGAGACGTCGCTGCCTATCATCGTGTTCTCGATCGCCGAGCCGGATGCGATGAGTGCGATCCTGCTCGGCAAGGGTCACGGCACCATCGTCGCCGGCTGA